A genomic segment from Amycolatopsis camponoti encodes:
- a CDS encoding glycosyltransferase family 2 protein, whose protein sequence is MDVVLPCLDEAGALPGVLAGLPPGYRAIVVDNGSADGSPEVAASLGAKVIHEPRRGYGAAVHAGLEAATADIVCFADADGSLDLSDLPRLVTAVGDGADLAVGRRVPTGPGVWPWHARAGNVVLAQLLRRRGLPVRDIAPLRAADRRALLGLGITDRAFGYPLELLIKAQRAGWRVREFDVRYGERAKGTKSKVSGSVRGTLRAVRDFGRVLAR, encoded by the coding sequence GTGGACGTCGTCCTCCCATGCCTCGATGAAGCGGGCGCCCTGCCGGGGGTCCTGGCCGGGCTGCCGCCGGGTTACCGCGCGATCGTGGTCGACAACGGTTCGGCCGACGGCTCGCCCGAAGTGGCGGCCTCGCTCGGCGCGAAGGTCATCCACGAACCGCGCCGCGGCTACGGCGCGGCCGTGCACGCGGGACTGGAGGCCGCCACGGCGGACATCGTGTGCTTCGCCGACGCCGACGGGTCCCTGGACCTCAGCGACCTGCCGCGGCTGGTGACCGCGGTCGGGGACGGCGCCGATCTGGCCGTCGGACGGCGGGTGCCGACTGGGCCCGGGGTGTGGCCGTGGCACGCCCGAGCCGGGAACGTCGTGCTGGCGCAGCTGCTGCGTCGCCGGGGGCTGCCGGTGCGGGACATCGCCCCGCTGCGCGCGGCGGACCGGCGGGCCTTGCTCGGCCTCGGTATCACGGACCGGGCGTTCGGTTACCCGCTCGAACTGCTGATCAAGGCCCAGCGGGCCGGGTGGCGGGTGCGCGAGTTCGACGTCCGCTACGGCGAGCGCGCCAAGGGGACGAAGTCGAAGGTGTCCGGCTCGGTGCGGGGCACGCTGCGCGCGGTCCGCGACTTCGGGCGGGTGCTGGCGCGATGA
- a CDS encoding S1C family serine protease — MTENDPTAHDPAAPRHPETGQQAAQGGWAGSPYGDQAATPESGGTPQYSSPEPSYHAVTGADPSYGAPNSNPWSASGQTQQSVYPNPSPYGQPGTSVYGAPPAPPAQPKRSGGKLLAGVALVALLVGGIAGGAVGYLTGGSSSGPGSNALDAPKPAQQTGNAPAGSVEAVAQKLSPSVVELQVSGQQGAGEGSGFVISTDGYILTNNHVVEVAANGGQIQAVFQDGKKSAAKVVGRDPTTDIAVVKVDGVANLTPVEIGRSDDLRVGQSVVAIGSPFELAGTVTSGIVSSLHRPVRAGGGQGGQETVMDAVQTDAAINPGNSGGPLANMSGQVIGINSAIYSPQSASGGQGQGGSESGNVGIGFAIPIDQARRTADTIIKTGQAVQTYIGAQVTDAPQGGAKLGAITAGSPAEKAGLKSGDIVTKIDDRNIDTSDTLVAAIRTRAPDEKATFTLSDGRTVEVTLGGQPVPAN; from the coding sequence ATGACCGAGAACGACCCCACTGCGCACGACCCCGCCGCGCCGCGGCACCCCGAGACCGGCCAGCAGGCGGCTCAGGGCGGTTGGGCGGGGAGCCCGTACGGTGACCAGGCCGCCACGCCCGAGTCCGGCGGCACGCCGCAGTACTCGTCGCCGGAGCCGTCCTACCACGCGGTGACCGGGGCCGATCCGTCCTACGGGGCGCCGAACTCGAACCCCTGGTCCGCGTCGGGTCAGACCCAGCAGAGCGTCTACCCGAACCCCAGCCCGTACGGGCAGCCCGGCACGTCCGTCTACGGCGCGCCGCCGGCGCCGCCCGCGCAGCCCAAGCGATCCGGCGGCAAGCTGCTCGCCGGCGTCGCGCTGGTCGCGCTGCTCGTCGGCGGCATCGCGGGCGGGGCGGTCGGGTACCTCACCGGCGGCTCGTCCAGCGGCCCGGGGAGCAACGCGCTCGACGCGCCGAAGCCGGCCCAGCAGACGGGCAACGCGCCCGCCGGCTCGGTCGAGGCGGTCGCGCAGAAGCTGTCGCCGAGCGTCGTCGAGCTGCAGGTGAGCGGGCAGCAGGGGGCCGGCGAGGGCTCCGGGTTCGTCATCAGCACCGACGGCTACATCCTGACCAACAACCATGTCGTCGAGGTCGCCGCGAACGGCGGGCAGATCCAGGCCGTGTTCCAGGACGGCAAGAAGTCCGCCGCCAAGGTCGTCGGCCGCGACCCGACGACCGACATCGCGGTCGTCAAGGTCGACGGCGTCGCCAACCTGACCCCCGTGGAGATCGGCCGGTCCGACGATCTGCGGGTCGGCCAGTCGGTGGTCGCCATCGGCTCGCCGTTCGAGCTGGCCGGCACGGTCACCTCGGGCATCGTCAGCTCGCTGCACCGGCCGGTGCGGGCGGGCGGCGGCCAGGGCGGCCAGGAGACGGTGATGGACGCCGTCCAGACCGACGCCGCGATCAACCCGGGCAACTCGGGCGGTCCGCTGGCCAACATGTCCGGCCAGGTCATCGGCATCAACTCGGCGATCTACAGCCCGCAGTCGGCGTCCGGCGGCCAGGGCCAGGGCGGCTCCGAGAGCGGCAACGTCGGCATCGGCTTCGCCATCCCGATCGACCAGGCCCGCCGCACCGCGGACACGATCATCAAGACCGGCCAGGCGGTGCAGACCTACATCGGCGCGCAGGTCACGGACGCCCCGCAGGGCGGCGCGAAGCTCGGTGCCATCACCGCCGGCAGCCCGGCGGAGAAGGCCGGCCTCAAGTCCGGCGACATCGTGACGAAGATCGACGACCGGAACATCGACACGTCCGACACGCTGGTCGCCGCGATCCGCACCCGCGCCCCGGACGAGAAGGCGACGTTCACCCTCTCCGACGGCCGCACGGTCGAGGTGACGCTCGGCGGACAGCCCGTCCCGGCCAACTGA
- a CDS encoding TIGR04282 family arsenosugar biosynthesis glycosyltransferase — protein MTARFVLLVVAKAPVPGLAKTRLCPPATPAQAAQIAAAALLDTLDAVCAVPGAAPVVAMTGDLGAAALATEIGLALRGVTTIPQRGWDFGARLANAHADAAAVHTGLPILQIGMDTPQVTPDSLTAAAAPVVHGGHDSVLGPAEDGGWWALGLADPRHAQVLAGVPMSRDDTGERTLSALTACGLRPRRAARLSDVDTMVDARAVAAACPDGRFARAVAAVRGRAVA, from the coding sequence ATGACCGCTCGGTTCGTGCTGCTGGTCGTGGCCAAGGCGCCGGTGCCGGGGCTCGCCAAGACCCGACTCTGCCCGCCGGCGACACCCGCCCAGGCCGCGCAGATCGCCGCGGCCGCGCTGCTCGACACGCTCGACGCCGTGTGCGCTGTCCCGGGCGCGGCGCCGGTCGTCGCGATGACCGGCGATCTCGGCGCCGCCGCCCTGGCCACCGAAATCGGGCTGGCGCTGCGCGGGGTCACCACGATCCCGCAGCGAGGCTGGGACTTCGGGGCCCGCCTGGCGAACGCCCACGCGGACGCCGCCGCGGTGCACACGGGTCTGCCGATCCTGCAGATCGGCATGGACACCCCACAGGTCACCCCGGATTCGCTCACCGCGGCGGCCGCCCCGGTCGTGCACGGCGGGCACGACTCGGTGCTCGGCCCGGCCGAGGACGGCGGCTGGTGGGCGCTGGGCCTCGCCGACCCGCGGCACGCGCAGGTCCTCGCCGGCGTCCCGATGTCGCGCGACGACACCGGCGAACGCACGCTGAGCGCGCTCACCGCGTGCGGACTGCGGCCGCGGCGAGCCGCCCGCCTGTCCGATGTGGACACGATGGTGGACGCTCGCGCGGTGGCGGCGGCGTGCCCGGACGGCCGGTTCGCCCGCGCCGTCGCGGCGGTCCGAGGGCGGGCGGTCGCATGA
- a CDS encoding class I SAM-dependent methyltransferase: MKTALIGNEFDRGLLGHHCWLELADGERVELPVERWGAPSDGDEVLLDACAGPTLDIGCGPGRLTAALAARGVVALGVDSSRTAVRLTRRRGGSALHRNVFDHVPGEGRWQHALLADGNIGIGGDPVVLLRRAAQLIAVDGDVLVELEPPGHGLRHERVRLRPGHADVAWFTWAWVGVDAIAEVAVRAGLRVDWTTQHGHRWFARLERS; encoded by the coding sequence ATGAAGACGGCACTCATCGGCAACGAGTTCGACCGCGGACTGCTCGGCCACCACTGCTGGCTCGAGCTGGCCGACGGCGAACGGGTCGAGCTGCCCGTCGAGCGGTGGGGAGCGCCGTCCGACGGCGACGAGGTCCTGCTCGACGCCTGCGCCGGACCGACCCTCGACATCGGCTGCGGTCCGGGGCGGCTCACCGCGGCCCTGGCCGCCCGCGGAGTCGTCGCGCTGGGCGTGGACAGCTCGCGCACGGCCGTCCGGTTGACGCGCCGTCGCGGCGGAAGTGCGTTGCACCGCAACGTCTTCGACCACGTTCCCGGCGAGGGACGATGGCAGCACGCGCTGCTCGCCGACGGCAACATCGGCATCGGCGGCGATCCGGTCGTCCTGCTGCGGCGCGCGGCGCAACTGATCGCCGTCGACGGCGACGTCCTCGTCGAGCTGGAACCGCCCGGGCACGGGCTCCGGCACGAGCGCGTCCGGCTGCGGCCCGGGCACGCCGACGTCGCGTGGTTCACCTGGGCGTGGGTCGGCGTGGACGCGATCGCCGAAGTCGCCGTGCGCGCCGGGTTGCGCGTCGACTGGACCACGCAGCACGGCCACCGCTGGTTCGCGAGGCTGGAGCGATCGTGA
- a CDS encoding response regulator transcription factor, protein MDDQAGRVLVVDDDETVRDVVRRYLEVAGFTVDQAGDGAQGLAEFAAHEPDLVVLDVMMPGINGLEVCKRLRQVSQVPIVMLTALGEEENRIAGLQLGADDYVTKPFSPKELALRVASVLRRARMPRPEPAAAELADGNLRLQMTARTATLAGRELPLTSREFDLLAFFLAHPGVAYSRGDLLEKVWGWDFGDQSTVTVHVRRLREKIERDPAKPTRVATVWGVGYRYDREQP, encoded by the coding sequence ATGGACGATCAGGCCGGCCGCGTGCTCGTGGTCGACGACGACGAGACGGTCCGCGACGTCGTGCGCCGCTACCTCGAGGTCGCCGGGTTCACCGTCGACCAGGCCGGCGACGGCGCTCAAGGGCTCGCCGAGTTCGCCGCCCACGAGCCGGACCTGGTCGTCCTCGACGTCATGATGCCGGGGATCAACGGGCTCGAGGTGTGCAAGCGGCTGCGCCAGGTCAGCCAGGTGCCGATCGTCATGCTCACCGCCCTCGGCGAGGAGGAGAACCGGATCGCCGGGCTCCAGCTCGGCGCCGACGACTACGTCACGAAACCCTTCAGCCCCAAGGAACTCGCCCTTCGCGTCGCCTCGGTGCTGCGCCGCGCCCGGATGCCGCGTCCGGAACCGGCCGCCGCCGAGCTGGCCGACGGCAACCTGCGTCTGCAGATGACCGCGCGCACGGCGACGCTCGCCGGCCGCGAGCTGCCGCTGACCTCGCGGGAGTTCGATCTGCTGGCCTTCTTCCTCGCCCATCCCGGCGTCGCGTATTCGCGCGGGGATCTGCTCGAGAAGGTGTGGGGCTGGGACTTCGGCGACCAGTCGACGGTGACCGTCCACGTGCGACGGTTGCGCGAGAAGATCGAACGCGACCCGGCCAAGCCGACCCGGGTGGCGACGGTGTGGGGTGTCGGCTACCGCTACGACCGGGAGCAGCCGTGA
- a CDS encoding molybdopterin-dependent oxidoreductase has product MKLPIPKEEQFKAAAHDERATSKIGLALAVTFTTCFVTGLISHLIQHPPEWFFWPSRPVGLYRVTQGLHVISGVASIPLLLAKLWSVYPKLFGRPLVRSLPHALERLSILVLSGAAFFELTTGLLNVAQNYPWGFYFPQVHYAVAWLAIGSILVHVAVKLPVIRRALSRGTPDEEPPAAGLSRRGFLRTTGLATGVAVVATAGATVPFLRGVSGLSWKTGKGTQDLPVNRTAAAAGVTWSASWRLSVVTPGGTKKFSLDELRALPQTTAELPIACVEGWSQSATWRGISLPVLLKAVGASPGTAVRVSSSERSGLYSVSVLPGEHTADELTLLALELNGEVLDLDHGFPCRIIAPNRPGVLQTKWVTKLEAL; this is encoded by the coding sequence GTGAAACTGCCCATCCCGAAGGAAGAACAGTTCAAGGCGGCGGCGCACGACGAGCGCGCGACGTCGAAGATCGGCCTGGCGCTGGCAGTCACGTTCACGACGTGCTTCGTCACCGGCCTGATCAGCCACCTGATCCAGCACCCGCCGGAGTGGTTCTTCTGGCCCAGCCGCCCGGTCGGGCTCTACCGCGTCACGCAGGGGCTGCACGTGATCTCCGGCGTGGCGTCGATCCCGCTGCTGCTGGCGAAGCTGTGGAGCGTCTACCCGAAGCTGTTCGGCCGGCCGCTCGTCCGCTCGCTGCCGCACGCGCTGGAGCGCCTGTCGATCCTGGTGCTCTCGGGTGCGGCGTTCTTCGAGCTGACGACGGGGCTGCTGAACGTCGCGCAGAACTACCCGTGGGGCTTCTACTTCCCGCAGGTGCACTACGCGGTCGCGTGGCTGGCGATCGGGTCGATCCTGGTGCACGTCGCGGTGAAGCTGCCGGTCATCCGGCGGGCGCTGAGCCGCGGGACGCCCGATGAGGAGCCGCCGGCCGCCGGGCTGTCCCGGCGCGGGTTCCTGCGCACGACCGGGCTGGCGACGGGCGTCGCCGTCGTCGCCACCGCCGGCGCGACGGTTCCGTTCCTGCGCGGGGTGTCCGGCCTCTCCTGGAAGACGGGCAAGGGCACGCAGGACCTCCCGGTGAACCGGACGGCGGCGGCCGCGGGCGTCACGTGGTCGGCGTCCTGGCGGCTCTCGGTGGTGACCCCGGGCGGCACGAAGAAGTTCTCGCTCGACGAGCTGCGCGCGCTGCCGCAGACGACGGCCGAGCTGCCGATCGCCTGCGTGGAGGGCTGGAGCCAGTCGGCGACCTGGCGCGGGATCTCGTTGCCGGTGCTGCTGAAAGCCGTCGGCGCGTCGCCCGGCACCGCGGTACGGGTGTCCTCTTCGGAGCGTTCCGGGCTCTACAGCGTCAGCGTCCTGCCCGGCGAGCACACGGCCGACGAACTGACGTTGCTCGCGCTGGAGCTGAACGGCGAGGTGCTCGACCTCGACCACGGGTTCCCGTGCCGCATCATCGCCCCGAACCGGCCCGGGGTGCTGCAGACGAAGTGGGTCACGAAGCTGGAGGCGCTGTGA